The Streptomyces sp. cg36 genomic interval CTCTTCGTCCGGCGGCTGCGCCGCCGCCCCCATGGCGCCGCGTAGCGCGTCCCCCAGGCCCTTCCACCGGACGCGCGCCTACCGGCTGACGCGCACGGCCGCGCTGGCCGCGACCCTGGTCGTCGGCGGCGTCTGGTGGGCCCAGGACGACGGGTCGGTCGCACCGGTCGCCATGGGCGCGGCGGGGGCCCCGGGCACGGCGGCGCCCGCGGCCACCACCGGGGCCGACGGGGACAAACAGGCCGCGGACCCCGCCCGTCCGGCGGGCCCCGGCGGCAAGGCCGCGCCGGGCGGGCGGGGCCGGGCGGGCGCGCCCCCGCCCGCGGCCCGCCCGCTGCCGCGCTCCCCGGCGACCGGCCTGGCCATCCCGTACCTGAGCCTGACGGCGCCGGTCGTCGGTCTCGGGCTCGATCCGGCGCACCACCTCGCGACCCCGCCGGTCGACAACCCGAAGCTGGTCGGCTGGTACGCGAACGGGCCCTCGCCGGGCGAGGCGGGCACCGCCGTCGCGGTCGGCCACCGCGACACCCGCACCGGCGCCGCGGTCTTCGCCAACATCGCCATGCTGCGGCCCGGCCGGCTGGTCGAGGCCCGCCGGGCGGACGGCCGCGTCGCGGTGTACACGGTGGACGCGGTCCGCAAGTTCGACAAGGCGCACTTTCCCGACGAGGAGGTGTACGGGGCGCGGGCCCGCCCCGAGCTGCGGCTGATCACCTGCGGCGGCAGGTTCGACCGGAAGAAGGGGTACGAGAGCAACGTCGTCGTCTTCGCCCACCTCACCGCCGTACGGGGGCCGGGCCGGACCGCATAGCCTCCTCCTGGCGCCCGGGTCGGCCGGGCGGCCCCTGGTGCTGGAAAACTACCGGCGCTAGTTTGGGTCCCCGACACCCAGGCTCAGGAGGAGCGCGATGAACGCCCACGACGGGATGTACATAGGCGGTCGCTGGACCCCGGCCGCGGGCGGCGACACGACCGCCGTGGTGAACCCGGCGGACGAGCAGGTCATCGCCCACGTACCGGCCGGGACCGCCGAGGACGTGGACGCGGCGGTGCGCGCGGCCCGCGCGGCCCTGCCGGGCTGGGCCGCGACCCCGCCCGCCGCGCGCGCCGCACTGATCGCGGCCCTGCGGGACCGGCTGGCCGAGCGCAAGGACGAGATCGCGGCCACGGTCACCGCCGAACTCGGCGCGCCCGCGCAGTTCGCCCAGCAGGTGCACGTGGGCCTGCCGATCGCGGTCGCCGGCTCCTACGCCGAACTCGCCGCCGCGCACGCCTTCGAGGAGCGGATCGGCAACTCCACCGTCTTCCACGAGCCGGTCGGCGTGGTCGGCGCGATCACCCCCTGGAACTATCCGCTCCACCAGATCGTCGCCAAGGTGGCACCCGCGCTCGCGGCGGGCTGCACGGTCGTCCTCAAGCCCGCCGAGGACACCCCGCTCACCGCCCGGCTGTTCGCGCGGGCGGTCCACGAGGCCGGGGTGCCCGCCGGGGTGTTCAACCTGGTCACCGGGCTCGGGCCGGTCGCGGGCCAGGCGCTCGCCGAGCACGAGGGCGTCGATCTGCTCTCCTTCACCGGCTCCACCGCCGTCGG includes:
- a CDS encoding class F sortase, which encodes MAPRSASPRPFHRTRAYRLTRTAALAATLVVGGVWWAQDDGSVAPVAMGAAGAPGTAAPAATTGADGDKQAADPARPAGPGGKAAPGGRGRAGAPPPAARPLPRSPATGLAIPYLSLTAPVVGLGLDPAHHLATPPVDNPKLVGWYANGPSPGEAGTAVAVGHRDTRTGAAVFANIAMLRPGRLVEARRADGRVAVYTVDAVRKFDKAHFPDEEVYGARARPELRLITCGGRFDRKKGYESNVVVFAHLTAVRGPGRTA